In a single window of the Coffea eugenioides isolate CCC68of chromosome 3, Ceug_1.0, whole genome shotgun sequence genome:
- the LOC113765371 gene encoding mitogen-activated protein kinase homolog NTF3 isoform X2 gives MATPVEPPNGVRSLGKHYFSMWQSLFEIDMKYVPIKPIGRGAYGIVCSSINKETSEKVAIKKIHNVFENRIDALRTLRELKLLRHLRHENVIVLKDVMMPIHRRSFKDVYLVYELMDTDLHQIIKSSQTLTNDHCQYFLFQLLRGLKYLHSANILHRDLKPGNLLVNANCDLKICDFGLARTNNDKGQFMTEYVVTRWYRAPELLLCCDNYGTSIDVWSVGCIFAELLGRKPIFPGTECLDQLRLIINILGSQKEDDIEFIDNPKARKYIRTLPYSPGTPFSRLYPHANPLAIDLLQKMLVFDPTKRISVTEALQHPYMAPLYDPSCDPPAQVPINLDIDEDLGEEMIREMMWTEILHYHPEAALADLEFEL, from the exons ATGGCAACTCCAGTTGAGCCTCCAAATGGGGTTAGATCCCTGGGGAAGCATTACTTTTCCATGTGGCAATCTCTGTTTGAGATTGATATGAAATATGTACCTATAAAGCCTATTGGTCGAGGTGCGTATGGCATTGTATGTTCTTCTATTAATAAGGAAACTAGTGAGAAGGTTGCaatcaagaaaattcacaatGTCTTTGAAAATCGTATTGATGCACTGAGAACCTTGCGTGAACTGAAGCTTCTACGCCATCTTAGACATGAAAATGTGATTGTCTTGAAAGATGTGATGATGCCTATCCATAGAAGAAGTTTTAAGGATGTCTACTTGGTATATGAACTCATGGATACTGATTTGCATCAGATTATCAAGTCCTCTCAAACTCTTACAAATGACCATTGCCAATATTTCCTCTTCCAG TTGCTGCGAGGCCTGAAGTATCTCCACTCTGCGAACATTCTTCATCGTGACCTGAAGCCTGGAAACTTACTTGTGAATGCAAACTGTGATCTAAAAATTTGTGATTTTGGTCTTGCACGTACAAACAATGATAAGGGCCAGTTCATGACAGAGTATGTGGTTACTCGGTGGTACCGAGCGCCAGAGCTCCTTCTCTGCTGTGACAACTATGGGACCTCAATTGATGTCTGGTCTGTTGGTTGCATCTTTGCTGAGCTTCTTGGGAGGAAACCTATTTTTCCGGGCACAGAGTGCCTCGATCAACTTAGGTTGATCATTAACATCCTTGGGAGCCAGAAGGAAGATGACATTGAGTTTATTGATAACCCAAAGGCTAGGAAATACATCCGTACACTTCCATATTCTCCAGGGACACCTTTTTCTCGCCTTTATCCTCATGCTAATCCTTTGGCCATCGATCTGCTGCAGAAGATGCTTGTATTTGATCCAACAAAAAGGATTAGTGTAACAGAAGCTCTTCAACACCCCTACATGGCTCCCCTGTACGACCCAAGTTGTGATCCTCCAGCTCAGGTCCCAATCAATCTCGACATAGATGAAGATTTAGGGGAGGAGATGATAAGGGAAATGATGTGGACAGAAATACTTCATTACCACCCTGAAGCCGCTTTAGCTGATCTGGAG TTTGAGCTGTGA
- the LOC113765371 gene encoding mitogen-activated protein kinase homolog NTF3 isoform X1: protein MATPVEPPNGVRSLGKHYFSMWQSLFEIDMKYVPIKPIGRGAYGIVCSSINKETSEKVAIKKIHNVFENRIDALRTLRELKLLRHLRHENVIVLKDVMMPIHRRSFKDVYLVYELMDTDLHQIIKSSQTLTNDHCQYFLFQLLRGLKYLHSANILHRDLKPGNLLVNANCDLKICDFGLARTNNDKGQFMTEYVVTRWYRAPELLLCCDNYGTSIDVWSVGCIFAELLGRKPIFPGTECLDQLRLIINILGSQKEDDIEFIDNPKARKYIRTLPYSPGTPFSRLYPHANPLAIDLLQKMLVFDPTKRISVTEALQHPYMAPLYDPSCDPPAQVPINLDIDEDLGEEMIREMMWTEILHYHPEAALADLEVGN, encoded by the exons ATGGCAACTCCAGTTGAGCCTCCAAATGGGGTTAGATCCCTGGGGAAGCATTACTTTTCCATGTGGCAATCTCTGTTTGAGATTGATATGAAATATGTACCTATAAAGCCTATTGGTCGAGGTGCGTATGGCATTGTATGTTCTTCTATTAATAAGGAAACTAGTGAGAAGGTTGCaatcaagaaaattcacaatGTCTTTGAAAATCGTATTGATGCACTGAGAACCTTGCGTGAACTGAAGCTTCTACGCCATCTTAGACATGAAAATGTGATTGTCTTGAAAGATGTGATGATGCCTATCCATAGAAGAAGTTTTAAGGATGTCTACTTGGTATATGAACTCATGGATACTGATTTGCATCAGATTATCAAGTCCTCTCAAACTCTTACAAATGACCATTGCCAATATTTCCTCTTCCAG TTGCTGCGAGGCCTGAAGTATCTCCACTCTGCGAACATTCTTCATCGTGACCTGAAGCCTGGAAACTTACTTGTGAATGCAAACTGTGATCTAAAAATTTGTGATTTTGGTCTTGCACGTACAAACAATGATAAGGGCCAGTTCATGACAGAGTATGTGGTTACTCGGTGGTACCGAGCGCCAGAGCTCCTTCTCTGCTGTGACAACTATGGGACCTCAATTGATGTCTGGTCTGTTGGTTGCATCTTTGCTGAGCTTCTTGGGAGGAAACCTATTTTTCCGGGCACAGAGTGCCTCGATCAACTTAGGTTGATCATTAACATCCTTGGGAGCCAGAAGGAAGATGACATTGAGTTTATTGATAACCCAAAGGCTAGGAAATACATCCGTACACTTCCATATTCTCCAGGGACACCTTTTTCTCGCCTTTATCCTCATGCTAATCCTTTGGCCATCGATCTGCTGCAGAAGATGCTTGTATTTGATCCAACAAAAAGGATTAGTGTAACAGAAGCTCTTCAACACCCCTACATGGCTCCCCTGTACGACCCAAGTTGTGATCCTCCAGCTCAGGTCCCAATCAATCTCGACATAGATGAAGATTTAGGGGAGGAGATGATAAGGGAAATGATGTGGACAGAAATACTTCATTACCACCCTGAAGCCGCTTTAGCTGATCTGGAGGTTGGTAATTGA